TTGTGGTTTTTGATTTAACTTATAACCTAACCACATCATAAAGTATACaacaatattaatattgcCATTTGCAGAATTCGAAAAATTATCACTATCcccataaaatttattaaataaccATAAGTATCCAGCATTAATCTTATCGATATCGTTATTACAGTTTTCATCAGGGCAGTATTcgttaaaaaattcatttcGAAAATCATATTCTCCAGATTCATTTAATTCGTCGGGAAAAAACTTCCACATAGTTTCAAACTTATTACACTAAAAAccgttttaaaaaataaaataaaaatgtctACTAAAATGaacatattattaatttatagataatgcaatataaaaaatgcgTAATAACAAACACTTTTATTCAAGAAATTGTATGTACCACATCACCAATTGTCATattgaaattttatttttgagcTATAAATTAAGTATGTCATattaatttcatatatactGCATCAAAATAGGGGATGCAAGCTTGTattctatatataacaattatCTGTAGTTAaactcattttttttagtattcatttaaaataaatataaagtaataataaatagaaACACCATAGCaagtttatatatatttatacagaTTAGCTAAACTGCCTTAAGTTGgagatatttattttggtCATATGTATAACATAATTTATGCATaaattcataattattaataatatccattataattttattataaaattttaaggATTTTTGTAATAAGTTTAAAACACATTCCCTTATATTATGTcttaatatagaaaaatacaaatttgtTTCTcatgttttaataaatagaTTAATACCCATGAGactgtaaatatataaaaattaataaatctATTGttagcatattttttaaatgtatataaatagtcattttttaaaatatattaaatactTATATATCTGTTTCTAATACTACATACcatgttttattaaaattatagtattttcaaattaagTTATGTTACATCTCTAtgcaaattatataaatttatattgtttttaatgaataaagataaattaataatccATTTTAATGAGTCCtataactttatttttattcctaCATATTCCAATTTAGAAATATTCTTTATTggttaattttataatatattttgcatatattttccattcCTTAAAACAACAATTAGCACTGAACCGCATTTATTAAGCTATTTATAAGTTTAAATAACCCTTTGAATGTAAATtgcttttaaaataatatatagtaaATATTAGCACATAAATAACTATTGATGcaaattttaaagtatAATAGAAAACTATGTTTAATTAGGTTGTTATATTACCCTCCAAGAGGAGAGAGATAAGATATATTTGctcttttaatatataaatttatataaatattcgTTAACTGTTTTGCATTgctcatttttatattatatattatattattatagttattaatgtatatacattcaaataatttatttaaaattctatattatattaattctATATGAAATAATCCTGTTTgtgattaaaaaaatgatgattcattaaaaaatgataatataatacgCGTTAATatggaataataaaatgacaTTTAACATGAATTGAGGCTTTAACCCTTTCACCATtgattcatatttttagaatatAAAACTACAAATTCAAATTGAATctttaacaaaatatatagcgTTGATACTTttataatgtattattatgtgTCTTTCcgataatattaatacttaattatatgaagctttcacaaaaaacaatatttcaatattaGTTATTagtgaaatattttattagtttatatgtataggcatataatgataacgctattatatttatcatattatttataattattagaaaaaactataacattaaattttattaatatacttatattttattttttaactattttaaaatataatctATTTATACCACAAAACTATAAAacttaaaaattaataatgattaatctattattataccttatgataaataaatcaaaacaTATAAAGCAACTTCTATTATTactaattaattttaatacaaaTGTAAAGGGAatacaaaaagaaaatagtAACTACAAttaaaacttaaaaaaatgttagaTGCATAAAATGCATTCTATAGATAACGTTGTATTGTCGGATATCGATCGATATTTATgaatctatattttatgaatatctattatatattggtAATATGATTAATTAATCTTAAAAAcacatattaatatgaatatatattgtagtATAGACAATTGTAccaaatgaatataattataatttataccttcatatataataatattatattattcgGTTATCAAAATACGatttaaattaaacaaatattatacaaataataagttttactaaataaaatgttttattaaataaagaaacatATTCTGTTATGCACATTTCAATATAGTTATGATTAACAAGCtctatataataaataattatcatgtatcataatatgaattaatatagacattttattttaatctTATTAAATCCATATGAACActcaattatatataacttatgaaaaaaatggaatgtggcccttttcatattaatgGTTATATCCACTTATGGGTTCCATATTTGGTCTTTTGAACTTCTCGAAATTAAACATACGCGTATagtacatatattaaattagtgttcaaattataaaaaataaataaggaTATAAGATTTAACCCTAACCCAATTATGGGGTCCACGGCCTGAATCCTGACCcacaatataaaaactatataaaaattatgcaaAAATTATGACCAAAAATTACTTCGAAATAGACAGtttcttaaaatatataaatcatcATTACTATTCCTGAAATCTTCATTAATATTCGGctcatatattatactccattttcttctttatttttttagcttTTCTCTTAAATGTTTTTGAACTTTTTTCCGAAATCCAAATAACgaatactaatataaaatgttaagaaacatattatttttttgttaacgtttacatatatataattaaaataatatttaaatgtaatattttttaattccttATTATTCACCTTATAAGAAATTCCCAAAAAAATAGGTATTGCAGCAAATATCGATAAAACTGGAATTACTTTGCTTACTATCGACGAACTTGATGATGTAACATTAGAATTTTGTGCAGAATTAGTTACAGAAGCTTGTTCAGTACCTTTTGTAGTAATTTGTGGTGTGTTTACCTCTGAAAGGGTTGGAAAATTGCTACCTTGAGCATcattacatttattttttaaattattataatcagTTGATAATGTAGACAATACTTGATTACATGAACTGTTTTCAGTAATACTAGAATCGCCACTAAgctctttatattttttaacaaattcATTAGCATGATTCAAATTTTTCGTGCAATTTAACGTGTTTCCATCAAATGCAGAATACATTTCACATAATGATTTAAATGCACCATAAAATTTAGACATGTCTGTAATATTAATACTCATAAAACATTTGTTTGCTTCTATGATTTccttaaaattattatatcccgttttattttttaatgaattgCTACAATCATTATCAGATTTATTACAAGTTGTATAATgcgtattattttttatatgattagTATAAAAATCTTTTAGGCTTTtgatattattaacattCTTTAGGTTTAACATATAACTTAACcatatcataatatatataataaacacTTCAGATTTTTCTTTACTTAAActatcaatattattaataataatttgctCGAACAACCATAAGCATGCagcatttattttatctaaATCCGTCTTACATTCTTTAGTGTTTCCTGAATCTCCATTAGGGCAATAATTCCTAATACTCCcattattatgaaaatcATAATCTGTAGATTTGTCTGATTCATCGGGAAAAAATGCTCTTAATGTACGAAACCTTCCACACTAAGAAAacagttaaaaaaatataataataatatatgttaataaaactattataaaataaagtttaatgaattttatatataatacaataacaaaaaatttaaacgaaacatttttattaaaaaaatgcatataccAGCTTATAATCCattgtaattttattttgtttataatatgTAGATTATGTAGcatcatattattttatatattttacgCTTAACAAATGACAAAATTATTgaaatttaatatacatttatctGTGGTTAAGCAtgttattatcatttttaatattaatttaaagaTAATATGGAGCAAGATAATACTTTTATGGTAGTTAGATAAATTGCCTTATTTTGATTGTTGTTTAACACCTTTTTTAtcattgtatatataatacaatatatgcatgaaataattattactaATAACATTCTACatatgtttattataaaattttaaggaatattataatgaatttaaaaaatatatacttatacATATGATTTAATATAGAACCTAAGCAACGCccaaaaacataaatactgcacaaatataaaaaattaagaaagttattattattataatctttaaaagtatataaatatttatatatttgtttctatattatatactactgttttattaaaattatagtattttcaaattaatTATGTTACTTACATCTCTTTGCAAGttacataaatttatattatttgtaattaatatagataaattttaaaataattttaatgtgTTAAATAaccttatttttattccaaTATACTTCAATTTAGAAATATACCTTATTTggtaattttataatatattttcccaTATTTTCTATTCTTTAAAACAATTAGCATTGAACCCGTATTTATAAGCCGAAATAAGtctatgaatataaatagtttttaaaataatacttagtaaatattaaatatataacatataaataagtattgatgcaaattttaaagtatAATAGAAAACTATGGATATTAGGTTGTTATATTGCCTTTAAGAGGAGAgagataatatatatttgctcttttaatatataaatttatataaatatttgttaaCTGTTTTGCATTgctcatttttatattatatattatattgttatagttattaatgtatatacattcaaataatttatttaaaattctatattatattaattctATATGAAATAATCCTGTTTgtgattaaaaaaatgatgattcattaaaaaatgataatataatacgCGTTAATatggaataataaaatgacaTTTAACATGAATTGAGGCTTTAACCCTTTCACCATtgattcatatttttagaatatAAAACTACAAATTCAAATTGAATctttaacaaaatatatagcatTGATACCTttataatgtattattatgtgTCTTTCcgataatattaatacttaattatatgaagctttcacaaaaaacaatatttcaatattaGTTATTagtgaaatattttattagtttatatgtataggcatataatgataacgctattatatttatcatattatttataattattagaaaaaactataacattaaattttattaatatacttatattttattttttaactattttaaaatataatttatatatacatcatatcattaaaacttacaaattaatagtgattaatctattattataccttatgataaataaattatggCGTATAAATCAATTTCtattaatacaaatataaaggaatcataaaaaaggaatagTGCACAAttaaaacttaaaaaaatgttagaagcataacaatattttatagaCTATGTTACATTGTCGATTTTCGATCAATATTTCATGgatctatattttatgaatatctATTATTACAGTTCAGTTGGGTAATACGatttaaatcaaaataaatatgttataaatcatatgttttattaaataaaatgtttcatcaaataaaaaaacatattatgaTATCCATAATTCAATATAGCTATGGATTTTCAAGGTTTATATAATAGgcaattataatattccaTAATACGGGTTCATATATAGTCAATAtagacattttttttaatcatatTAAATCGGCATGAACActcaattatatataacttatgaaaaaatatgatgtgacccttttcatattaatacAAGTACCCCTTTGGGGGTGCATTTTTGAATTTCATATCGATATTAAACATACggatataatatatatgtttaattagtgttcaaattataaaaaattaaatgcaATGTAATACTTAACCCTATCCCGAATATGGGATCCACAAACATAATCCTGGCCCACAAcataaaaactatataaaaattatggtAAAAAATTACTTCGAAATAGACAATTTCTTAACATATATCAatcattattactattccTGAAATAGTCACTCTCTTCgaatcatat
The DNA window shown above is from Plasmodium berghei ANKA genome assembly, chromosome: 7 and carries:
- a CDS encoding BIR protein codes for the protein MDYKLCGRFRTLRAFFPDESDKSTDYDFHNNGSIRNYCPNGDSGNTKECKTDLDKINAACLWLFEQIIINNIDSLSKEKSEVFIIYIMIWLSYMLNLKNVNNIKSLKDFYTNHIKNNTHYTTCNKSDNDCSNSLKNKTGYNNFKEIIEANKCFMSINITDMSKFYGAFKSLCEMYSAFDGNTLNCTKNLNHANEFVKKYKELSGDSSITENSSCNQVLSTLSTDYNNLKNKCNDAQGSNFPTLSEVNTPQITTKGTEQASVTNSAQNSNVTSSSSSIVSKVIPVLSIFAAIPIFLGISYKYSLFGFRKKVQKHLREKLKK